In Phormidium ambiguum IAM M-71, a single window of DNA contains:
- a CDS encoding tetratricopeptide repeat protein, translating into MKVNNCVNKRFNQPLIWLAFSILAGWGASALMLAQPSFAQADSLRLQPGASPRRIQPGTSATPGDYEVKEDKLQKCVVNATDNKKNCTDVVSGYGQIVSYGTDIYSQGNLADAEKIFRQLISSYPKEPTPYLRLGVILERQGRGEEAIAEYRKAIEINPKHAVARNSLGVALAKQGQLSDAIEQWNEALKINAEYPDALTNLGLAFLQQGNKDEGVTNLKKAREIFIKRKEFSKAKQVEEILQQVDSRAT; encoded by the coding sequence ATGAAAGTTAACAACTGTGTCAATAAGAGATTTAATCAGCCTTTAATTTGGCTGGCTTTTAGCATTTTAGCTGGCTGGGGAGCATCGGCTTTAATGTTAGCTCAACCCAGTTTTGCCCAAGCAGATAGTTTGCGACTGCAACCAGGTGCTTCACCAAGGCGAATTCAACCAGGCACTTCCGCAACTCCAGGTGATTACGAAGTTAAGGAAGATAAGTTACAAAAATGTGTGGTTAACGCTACTGATAACAAAAAAAATTGCACGGATGTGGTTTCTGGTTATGGGCAAATTGTTAGTTATGGTACAGACATTTATAGCCAGGGAAACCTAGCTGATGCGGAAAAAATTTTCAGACAATTAATTAGTTCTTATCCCAAGGAACCAACTCCTTATTTAAGGTTAGGAGTGATTTTGGAGCGCCAAGGTAGAGGGGAAGAAGCGATCGCAGAATATCGCAAAGCCATAGAAATTAATCCCAAACACGCTGTTGCTCGCAATTCTTTGGGCGTAGCCTTAGCCAAGCAAGGTCAATTATCAGACGCAATTGAACAATGGAACGAAGCTTTAAAAATTAATGCTGAATATCCCGACGCTTTGACTAATTTAGGACTAGCTTTTTTACAACAAGGTAATAAAGATGAAGGCGTTACTAATTTGAAAAAAGCCAGAGAGATATTTATTAAACGCAAGGAATTTTCTAAAGCCAAACAAGTTGAAGAAATTCTCCAACAAGTTGATTCTCGCGCTACTTAA
- a CDS encoding class I SAM-dependent methyltransferase, whose protein sequence is MLLRPNQRTKIDDTDDSLFYSFPRFVTHVDDGFIQQLTDLYRERLKPNTRIFDMMSSWVSHLPDDVEFAHVEGHGMNQEELARNSQLNHYFVQNLNQNPKLPLPDRDFDAVLNCVSVQYLQYPDAIFSEIHRILKPGGIAIISFSNRMFYQKAITAWRDNSEIGRVELVKRYFTLVPGFSEPEVIIRAATVPKILQLMGVGGGDPFYAVIASRSQ, encoded by the coding sequence ATGCTTCTTCGACCTAATCAACGCACTAAGATAGATGACACAGATGATTCTCTGTTCTACTCCTTTCCTCGGTTTGTTACTCATGTCGATGATGGGTTTATTCAACAATTAACTGATTTGTATCGGGAACGCTTAAAACCTAATACTCGTATTTTTGATATGATGAGTAGTTGGGTTTCTCACCTGCCAGATGATGTAGAATTTGCTCATGTGGAAGGTCATGGAATGAATCAAGAGGAATTAGCGCGTAATTCTCAGCTGAATCATTATTTTGTGCAGAACCTCAATCAAAATCCAAAACTACCTTTGCCGGATCGAGATTTTGATGCAGTTCTGAACTGTGTTTCTGTGCAGTATTTACAATACCCAGATGCGATTTTTTCGGAAATTCATCGCATTCTTAAGCCTGGTGGAATTGCAATTATCAGCTTTTCTAACCGAATGTTTTATCAAAAAGCTATTACTGCATGGCGTGATAATTCTGAAATTGGTCGAGTAGAATTAGTCAAACGCTATTTTACTTTAGTTCCCGGTTTTAGCGAACCCGAAGTCATTATTCGTGCTGCTACTGTTCCAAAAATTCTTCAATTAATGGGTGTTGGTGGTGGCGATCCTTTTTATGCGGTGATTGCTTCCCGTTCTCAATAA
- a CDS encoding 3'(2'),5'-bisphosphate nucleotidase CysQ family protein — MLKSLGKDRFEGLEEVLAIAKSVGWGAADILRSYYRGEPERGELNIEEKKEGPVTAADIVTNQYILDNLQASFGTQEFGYLTEETYKFQSKGVMSPPLSQDFIWIIDPLDGTRDFIEQTGEYAVQIALVYQHRPIAAVVVWPEAEKLYYAIKGSGTFVENRQGNTTSVAVSQRQNMADLSLVVSRTHRDEKFNYLLENLPCKNKQYVGSVGCKIATIIEQRADVYISLSGKSAPKDWDIAAPELILTEAGGKFTYLDGSPLNYNRGDVNQWGCLIASNGFCHDEILQQTQEILGKLES, encoded by the coding sequence GTGTTAAAATCTTTAGGAAAAGACCGATTTGAAGGTTTAGAAGAAGTATTGGCGATCGCCAAATCAGTAGGTTGGGGCGCAGCCGATATCTTGCGCTCCTATTATCGTGGAGAACCCGAACGAGGTGAACTAAACATCGAAGAGAAAAAAGAAGGGCCTGTCACCGCAGCAGACATAGTAACAAACCAATATATTCTCGACAATTTACAAGCCAGTTTTGGCACTCAAGAATTTGGTTATCTCACAGAAGAAACATATAAATTCCAATCTAAAGGAGTCATGTCTCCCCCATTATCTCAAGACTTTATTTGGATTATTGACCCCTTAGATGGCACCAGAGACTTTATTGAACAAACAGGAGAATATGCAGTACAAATTGCTTTAGTTTATCAACACCGTCCCATAGCCGCTGTAGTAGTTTGGCCGGAAGCAGAAAAATTATATTACGCTATTAAAGGTAGTGGAACTTTTGTTGAAAACCGCCAAGGAAACACCACATCCGTAGCAGTTTCCCAACGCCAAAATATGGCAGATTTATCATTAGTTGTAAGTCGCACTCATCGAGATGAAAAATTTAACTATTTATTGGAAAATTTACCATGTAAAAATAAACAATATGTCGGCAGTGTTGGTTGTAAAATTGCCACAATAATTGAACAAAGAGCCGATGTTTACATTTCCCTTTCCGGCAAATCTGCTCCTAAAGACTGGGATATTGCTGCCCCAGAATTAATTCTTACCGAAGCCGGAGGTAAGTTTACTTATTTAGATGGTTCTCCTTTAAATTACAATCGCGGAGATGTAAATCAATGGGGTTGTTTAATTGCTAGTAATGGTTTTTGTCACGACGAAATACTTCAACAAACTCAAGAAATTTTAGGAAAGTTAGAAAGTTAA
- a CDS encoding sugar kinase, producing MGKHGIFVGLVTLDFVYLTSSLPGINQKMVALDYTVTAGGPATNAAITFSYWGNTAKILGVVGEHPITHLIRSDLASYRVEIQDLDPKRLEPPPVSSILVTNSTGDRAVISLNATKSQIIAENLSLDIVQNVNIILFDGHQMAISQKIAELAQAKNIPIVIDGGSWKPGFAELLPLANYVICSANFYPPGCETTADVIAYLAALNIPYIAITHGEKPIQYLAKGIAGTIEVPVIKPVDTLGAGDIFHGAFCHYILHKEFPSALQDAAKVAAESCQYFGTRRWMS from the coding sequence ATGGGAAAACATGGGATATTTGTCGGATTAGTGACTTTAGATTTTGTTTATTTAACGTCTAGTCTGCCTGGTATTAATCAAAAAATGGTTGCTTTGGATTATACTGTTACCGCAGGTGGCCCTGCTACGAATGCAGCAATAACTTTTAGTTATTGGGGGAACACAGCAAAAATTTTAGGAGTAGTTGGAGAACATCCAATAACTCATTTAATTCGCTCAGATTTAGCAAGTTATCGAGTAGAAATTCAAGACTTAGATCCGAAGCGATTAGAACCTCCGCCTGTATCTTCTATTTTAGTTACAAATTCTACAGGCGATCGGGCCGTAATTTCACTCAATGCTACTAAATCCCAAATAATCGCAGAAAATCTATCTTTGGACATAGTACAAAATGTAAACATTATTTTGTTCGATGGTCATCAAATGGCAATCAGCCAAAAAATTGCCGAACTTGCTCAAGCCAAAAACATTCCCATAGTCATTGATGGAGGCAGTTGGAAACCTGGATTCGCAGAGTTGTTACCATTAGCCAATTATGTCATTTGTTCAGCTAACTTTTATCCTCCAGGTTGTGAAACAACAGCAGACGTAATTGCTTATCTTGCGGCATTAAATATTCCTTATATTGCGATTACTCATGGAGAAAAACCTATTCAATATTTGGCAAAAGGCATAGCAGGAACCATAGAAGTTCCGGTAATTAAACCAGTAGATACTTTAGGTGCTGGGGATATTTTTCATGGAGCATTCTGTCATTATATATTGCACAAAGAGTTTCCGTCGGCTCTTCAAGATGCAGCGAAAGTTGCTGCCGAATCTTGTCAATATTTTGGTACAAGACGGTGGATGTCTTAA